The Stenotrophomonas sp. BIO128-Bstrain region GATCCTCCGGGTACAACAACTGCGGCGCATGACAATCGATCCTGAAGCTGGCCAGAAACCGGCGGACAACCCGCAAAACGGGGATGAGAGTTCCCGATTCGACTGCGGCGCAGAGGGTCAGGTCTAGAATTGTTGCACCGCGTCGCATTCAGCAACAAAGCACAACAACTGCGGCGCATGACAATGAATCCTGAAGCTGGCCAGAAACCGGCGGACAACCCGCAAAACGGGGATGAGAGTTCCCGATTCGACTGTGGCAGCAAGGCGCAGGTCCATGCAGCATTTCATCACTGAGAGACTTTTTCGCCGCCTTCAGGCTGTTGAGGAAGCGTCTGTAGATGCAGCCGCTGCGCGAGCGATTGCAGGCGGCGCAGCAGTGATTCATGGTTGCCGAATCTGCTGCGGCCAGGCCTCCCGCTGACGCAGTGCTGGACCTGCCACGCGCAACCCGAATCGAGGTCTTGTCCGGCACGCTAGATTTCCCTCTGATGCCCACCTTAGCAGCGGCCGAAGGGTTGTCAACAACTTTTCAGCGGGGAAATCGCCAGCCGCATCAATGGCTTGCAACAACCTTTAGAGAATTGTTCAAGGCTTATCCACAAGTTGCTGATCCGTCTCAATTTTTGAGATTGAACGGAAGTTCAGGGGTGTGGACAGAGCGTGAAACATCGCTCGCGCATTCATGCGGGACGGGCAGGAAGCGGCGCCAGACTGCGCAAACCGTGCACAATGAGGCCATGTGCCTGCTCGCTCTTGGCTGGATGCACCACCCGCGCTGGCGGCTGGTGATGACCGGCAACCGTGATGAGTTCCACGCCCGCCCGACAGCGGCGCTGGCCCCCTGGCAAGATGAGACCTCCGTCATCGGGGGGCGCGACCTGCGCTCCGGCGGCGGCTGGGCCGGCGTCGGTGCGGGTGGACGCATGGCCGTGGTCACCAATGTCCGCGACCCGCTGGCCGCACAGACCGGTCCTTCACGGGGTGCGCTGGTGGCCGACTTCCTGCGCGGCCGCGACCCCGCCGCCGTGCATATCGACCGACTGGCAACGGTGGCCGGCGCCTACGCCCCATTCAACCTGCTGCTGGCCGATAGCGACAGCCTGGAGTTCCTGGGCAACCACCCTGCCGAGCGCCAGCGCCTGGGCCCGGGCGTGCATGGCATGTCCAACGGCGCGCTGGACGCACCTTGGCCGAAGACCCGACGACTGATGGCCGCGCTTGAAGCCTGGTTCGAGGCCGGCGATGAGGACCTGACCCCGCTCTGGGCCGCCCTGGCGGACGAACATCGCCCCGCCGACAGCGACCTGCCCGACACCGGCATCGGATTGGAACGCGAGCGCTGGCTGAGCCCGGCCTTCATCCGCGGCGACGACTATGGCACCCGCGCCAGCACGGTGCTGCTGATCGATGCCGAAGGGCACGGGCAGATCCACGAGCGTCGCTTCGGCCCTCAGGGCGCAGCCAACGGACAGAGCCACGTCATTTTCTGACCCGGTCACGCTGGCCGCTGGCCGGAACCTCTTTTCAGCAGGGTAGTGCCGGCCACTGGCCGGCAACCTCCGGATTTTCAGGCAGGCCACGCAGCTGCCGGCCAGCGGCCGGCACTACCGCACGCATGTCGTCATTGACGTGGCGGTCGTCGTCAGCGCAGCGCGCCTGATACGTCATTCAGCTTCCAGCCGCGACCGCGATCCGCCCTCGCCAGAGGGCTTTCAGCATCGCAGCCACCCGACTGTGCCCTTTTCGCAATCGGCCCTGTGCCTATATAATGTCGGCCCTGACCTCCCAGGGTGGTCAGGCCCGGCACTTCGCCGCGCGATCGATCGCAACCACAAGGAGGCCCCATGCGCCGCA contains the following coding sequences:
- a CDS encoding NRDE family protein, with the translated sequence MCLLALGWMHHPRWRLVMTGNRDEFHARPTAALAPWQDETSVIGGRDLRSGGGWAGVGAGGRMAVVTNVRDPLAAQTGPSRGALVADFLRGRDPAAVHIDRLATVAGAYAPFNLLLADSDSLEFLGNHPAERQRLGPGVHGMSNGALDAPWPKTRRLMAALEAWFEAGDEDLTPLWAALADEHRPADSDLPDTGIGLERERWLSPAFIRGDDYGTRASTVLLIDAEGHGQIHERRFGPQGAANGQSHVIF